A genomic region of Microlunatus sagamiharensis contains the following coding sequences:
- a CDS encoding sensor histidine kinase: protein MGLVANGRAAGRRRRTDPARPVSVTALVVRFSLAGVVVMVLLGSVVAVLARQAGTDQAVDAARRVAWVTGRGIAEPRLTDAVVAGDPQALAALDADLRRYVLQGSLVRVKIWRPDGRILYSDEPRLVGQRFTLEEEEVEALQERTTDSEISDLSAPENVYERPFGKLLEVYVGLTAADGEPLLFEAYFRYDAVVDAAEAQWRRYAPATLAGLLVLQLVQIPFAWSLARRLQRQQRDRQRLLQRAVDASHTERRRIAADLHDGVVQDLTGLTYALDAARLAPPDPAGQLEVVGQAATQLRSSVADLRTLLVEIYPPDLAEEGLPAALTDLAAGLERTGLAVEVDVEAGADLPLATSSVLYRSGQEVLRNVVAHSDAGRVVLHLDADEASARLVVDDDGRGFDEADLDQRFADGHIGLRSLGDLVDDAGGTLTIRSAPGRGTRVEIVVPVG from the coding sequence ATGGGCCTGGTCGCGAACGGACGGGCTGCCGGCCGGCGTCGACGCACCGATCCCGCCCGGCCGGTCTCGGTGACGGCGCTGGTGGTCCGCTTCAGCCTCGCGGGCGTCGTGGTGATGGTGCTGCTGGGCTCCGTCGTCGCCGTGCTCGCGCGGCAGGCCGGCACCGACCAGGCCGTCGACGCAGCCCGTCGCGTCGCCTGGGTGACCGGACGCGGGATCGCCGAACCCCGCCTCACCGACGCCGTGGTCGCCGGAGACCCGCAGGCGCTGGCCGCCCTCGACGCCGACCTGCGCCGCTACGTCCTGCAGGGCTCGCTGGTGCGGGTCAAGATCTGGCGCCCGGACGGGCGCATCCTCTACTCCGACGAGCCCCGTCTGGTCGGGCAGCGTTTCACCCTCGAGGAGGAGGAGGTCGAGGCGCTCCAGGAGCGCACGACGGACTCCGAGATCAGCGACCTGTCGGCGCCGGAGAACGTCTACGAGCGCCCCTTCGGCAAGCTGCTCGAGGTCTACGTCGGGCTGACCGCCGCCGACGGCGAGCCGCTGCTCTTCGAGGCGTACTTCCGCTACGACGCCGTGGTCGACGCCGCCGAGGCGCAGTGGCGCCGCTACGCCCCGGCGACGCTCGCCGGGCTGCTGGTCCTGCAGCTCGTGCAGATCCCCTTCGCCTGGTCGCTCGCGCGCCGCCTGCAGCGCCAGCAGCGCGACCGCCAGCGACTGCTGCAGCGTGCGGTCGACGCGTCGCACACCGAGCGCCGCCGCATCGCCGCCGACCTGCACGACGGCGTCGTGCAGGACCTGACCGGGCTGACGTACGCGCTCGACGCCGCGCGCCTCGCGCCGCCCGACCCCGCCGGGCAACTGGAGGTGGTCGGTCAGGCGGCCACCCAGCTGCGCAGCAGCGTCGCCGACCTGCGGACCCTGCTCGTCGAGATCTACCCGCCCGACCTCGCCGAGGAGGGCCTGCCGGCCGCGCTCACCGACCTCGCCGCCGGGCTCGAGCGCACCGGCCTGGCGGTCGAGGTGGACGTGGAGGCCGGGGCCGACCTGCCGCTGGCGACGTCGTCGGTGCTCTACCGCAGCGGGCAGGAGGTGCTGCGCAACGTCGTCGCGCACAGCGACGCGGGGCGCGTCGTGCTGCACCTCGACGCCGACGAGGCTTCCGCGCGGCTCGTGGTCGACGACGACGGACGGGGCTTCGACGAGGCCGACCTCGACCAGCGGTTCGCCGACGGCCACATCGGGCTGCGCTCGCTCGGCGACCTCGTCGACGACGCCGGCGGCACCCTCACGATCCGTTCGGCCCCCGGGCGGGGCACGCGCGTCGAGATCGTGGTCCCCGTCGGATGA
- the deoC gene encoding deoxyribose-phosphate aldolase — MTTYAAPPGQASGSTSSDPVPTATATPTPPALPAHLAGATADEATLRRFLSGLPAVDPVGLEQRSATLATRSIKKASKLAAIDLAISMVDLTTLEGADTPGKVRNLSRKALAPDPGGPSTGSGNVCPRVAAVCVYPDRVATAADALAGSGVKVASVATAFPSGRSSLEVKLADTRLAIESGADEIDMVIDRGAFLAGQYGLVLEQIRAVKAECEGRARLKVILETGELATYDNVRRACWIALLGGGDFLKTSTGKVNPAATLPIVQVLLQAVRDWRDQTGQQVAVKPAGGIRTTKDAVRHLVAVNEVAGPEWLDPHWFRFGASSLLDDLVLQRRAQLDGHYADPDTVALD; from the coding sequence ATGACGACGTACGCCGCACCGCCCGGGCAGGCGTCGGGGTCGACCTCCTCCGACCCGGTCCCGACCGCCACTGCGACGCCCACACCGCCCGCGCTGCCCGCCCACCTGGCCGGTGCCACGGCCGACGAGGCGACGCTGCGGCGCTTCCTCTCCGGGCTGCCGGCGGTCGACCCGGTGGGACTGGAGCAGCGCTCGGCGACGCTCGCCACGCGCTCGATCAAGAAGGCGTCCAAGCTCGCCGCGATCGACCTGGCCATCTCGATGGTGGACCTGACCACGCTCGAGGGCGCCGACACCCCCGGCAAGGTCCGCAACCTCTCCCGCAAGGCGCTCGCGCCCGACCCCGGGGGCCCTTCGACAGGCTCAGGGAACGTCTGCCCGCGTGTCGCCGCGGTCTGCGTCTACCCCGACCGGGTGGCCACGGCAGCCGACGCGCTGGCCGGGAGCGGGGTCAAGGTGGCCAGCGTGGCCACGGCCTTCCCGTCGGGCCGCTCCAGCCTCGAGGTCAAGCTCGCCGACACGCGCCTGGCGATCGAGTCCGGCGCCGACGAGATCGACATGGTCATCGACCGCGGCGCGTTCCTGGCCGGCCAGTACGGCCTGGTGCTGGAGCAGATCCGCGCGGTGAAGGCCGAGTGCGAGGGCCGCGCGCGCCTCAAGGTCATCCTCGAGACCGGCGAGCTGGCGACGTACGACAACGTCCGCCGCGCGTGCTGGATCGCCCTGCTCGGTGGCGGCGACTTCCTCAAGACCTCCACCGGCAAGGTCAACCCCGCCGCGACGCTGCCGATCGTGCAGGTGCTGCTGCAGGCCGTGCGCGACTGGCGCGACCAGACCGGCCAGCAGGTCGCGGTCAAGCCGGCCGGCGGCATCCGCACCACCAAGGACGCCGTGCGCCACCTCGTCGCGGTGAACGAGGTCGCCGGGCCCGAGTGGCTCGACCCGCACTGGTTCCGCTTCGGCGCCTCGTCGCTGCTCGACGACCTCGTCCTGCAGCGCCGCGCGCAGCTCGACGGCCACTACGCCGACCCCGACACCGTCGCGCTCGACTGA
- the lat gene encoding L-lysine 6-transaminase has protein sequence MAEHTRLTPDEVHEVLASHLLTDPAALVADLERSRGSRIVDARTGTRYLDLYTFFASSPLGFNHPGLTDDPSFLAELGQVALHKPANPDVYTTAYADFVATFARVLGDPALPHLFFVEGGALAVENALKVAFDWKSRQNEAAGRSRDLGTRIMHFTRAFHGRSGYTLSLTNTEPNKTDRFPKFDWPRIEVPAVRFPLERHLREVEDAEARALEQAERAFAAHPHDIAAFIAEPVQGEGGDNHVRGEFFARMKELVHAHDALMIFDEVQTGVGTTGSAWAYQQLGVTPDVVAFAKKAQVGGVMAGGRVDEVEQNVFVVQGRINSTWGGGLVDMVRSRKLLEIIESQDLFSHAGAMGEHLLAGLRRVEAGSEVVDNARGRGLFAAVDLVDRTTRDAVIVDLFEREHVIALACGERSIRFRPALVVTTDEIDEAVGAMERSVARVASA, from the coding sequence ATGGCCGAGCACACCCGTCTGACCCCCGACGAGGTCCACGAGGTGCTGGCGTCGCACCTCCTGACCGACCCGGCCGCGCTGGTCGCCGACCTGGAGCGCAGCCGCGGCTCGCGCATCGTCGACGCCCGCACGGGCACCCGCTACCTCGACCTCTACACGTTCTTCGCGTCCTCGCCGCTGGGCTTCAACCACCCCGGCCTGACCGACGACCCGTCGTTCCTCGCCGAGCTCGGCCAGGTCGCGCTGCACAAGCCGGCCAACCCGGACGTCTACACGACCGCGTACGCGGACTTCGTCGCGACGTTCGCCCGCGTGCTGGGTGACCCGGCGCTGCCGCACCTGTTCTTCGTCGAGGGCGGCGCGCTCGCCGTCGAGAACGCGCTCAAGGTCGCCTTCGACTGGAAGAGCCGCCAGAACGAGGCCGCCGGCCGCAGCCGTGACCTCGGCACCAGGATCATGCACTTCACGAGGGCGTTCCACGGCCGCAGCGGCTACACCCTGTCGCTCACCAACACCGAGCCGAACAAGACCGACCGCTTCCCGAAGTTCGACTGGCCGCGCATCGAGGTGCCGGCGGTCCGCTTCCCGCTCGAGCGCCACCTGCGCGAGGTCGAGGACGCCGAGGCCCGCGCGCTGGAGCAGGCCGAGCGCGCGTTCGCCGCGCACCCGCACGACATCGCGGCGTTCATCGCCGAGCCGGTCCAGGGCGAGGGCGGCGACAACCACGTCCGCGGAGAGTTCTTCGCCCGGATGAAGGAGCTCGTGCACGCGCACGACGCGCTGATGATCTTCGACGAGGTGCAGACCGGCGTCGGCACGACCGGCAGCGCGTGGGCGTACCAGCAGCTCGGCGTCACCCCCGACGTCGTCGCCTTCGCCAAGAAGGCCCAGGTCGGCGGCGTCATGGCCGGCGGGCGCGTCGACGAGGTCGAGCAGAACGTGTTCGTCGTCCAGGGCCGCATCAACTCCACCTGGGGCGGCGGCCTGGTCGACATGGTCCGCTCGCGCAAGCTGCTCGAGATCATCGAGTCGCAGGACCTGTTCAGCCACGCCGGCGCGATGGGCGAGCACCTGCTCGCCGGCCTGCGGCGCGTCGAGGCGGGCTCCGAGGTCGTCGACAACGCCCGCGGCCGCGGCCTGTTCGCCGCCGTCGACCTCGTCGACCGCACCACGCGCGACGCGGTGATCGTCGACCTCTTCGAGCGCGAGCACGTGATCGCGCTCGCCTGCGGCGAGCGGTCCATCCGCTTCCGCCCGGCGCTCGTCGTCACCACCGACGAGATCGACGAGGCCGTCGGGGCGATGGAGCGTTCCGTCGCGCGGGTCGCCTCCGCCTGA
- a CDS encoding response regulator: MTATPAPPEPPARIDVLLVDDHAIVRGGLRALLATTTDLHVVGEAGDAAEAVRLASELRPDVVLMDLSMPGTDGVRATAAVLAAHPGAHVLVLTSLADQRWILDALEAGAEGYLLKHSEPEVILAGVREVVAGGSPLDPKAARTLLTSRRPSAPASAASTAGSSPLSDREEEVLAMVAEGLPNKTIGRRLGISERTVKAHLTNVFARLGVADRTSAALWFERRGARS; this comes from the coding sequence GTGACTGCGACCCCGGCGCCGCCGGAGCCCCCGGCCCGGATCGACGTGCTCCTCGTCGACGACCACGCGATCGTGCGCGGCGGGCTGCGCGCCCTCCTCGCGACGACGACCGACCTGCACGTGGTGGGCGAGGCCGGCGACGCGGCGGAGGCCGTGCGCCTGGCCTCGGAGCTGCGTCCCGACGTCGTCCTGATGGACCTGTCGATGCCCGGGACCGACGGCGTCCGCGCGACCGCCGCGGTGCTGGCGGCCCACCCCGGCGCCCACGTCCTCGTGCTCACCTCGCTCGCGGACCAGCGCTGGATCCTCGACGCGCTCGAGGCCGGCGCCGAGGGCTACCTGCTCAAGCACAGCGAGCCGGAGGTGATCCTGGCCGGCGTGCGGGAGGTCGTCGCCGGCGGCTCGCCGCTCGACCCCAAGGCGGCGCGCACCCTGCTGACCAGCCGCCGCCCCTCGGCGCCGGCGTCGGCCGCCTCGACGGCCGGGTCCTCGCCCCTCAGCGACCGGGAGGAGGAGGTGCTCGCCATGGTGGCCGAGGGCCTGCCGAACAAGACCATCGGCCGTCGCCTCGGCATCAGCGAACGCACCGTCAAGGCCCACCTGACCAACGTCTTCGCCCGCCTCGGCGTCGCCGACCGCACCTCGGCCGCCCTCTGGTTCGAGCGCCGCGGGGCCCGCTCGTAG
- a CDS encoding TrpB-like pyridoxal phosphate-dependent enzyme: MAAGQASTSSSRHRIDLDESEMPTRWYNVLHDLPTPPPPPLHPGTHEPIGPEDLAPLFPMDLIAQEVSTDQYVDIPEEVQDVYRLWRPSPLFRAHRLERALGTPARIYYKYEGVSPAGSHKPNTAVPQAYYNAKAGIRRLTTETGAGQWGTALAFACAQYGIECEVWQVRASYDQKPYRRMMIETFGGSVHPSPSELTAAGRAILAADPSSTGSLGIAISEAVEVAAQDPTTNYALGSVLNHVLMHQTVIGEEALLQLAKIGETPDLLVGCTGGGSNFGGLAFPFMRERWAGRMSPQVLAVEPEACPSLTQGTYAYDFGDTAGMTPLMKMHTLGHDFVPDPIHSGGLRYHGMSPLISHLYETGELTAVAKPQSECFAAGVLFARTEGIVPAPEPTHALAAAIEEARRCAETGEEKVILTALCGHGHLDLPAYDAYLHGRVTDHGWSSPDLQASVKDALSRLPQLV, translated from the coding sequence ATGGCCGCAGGGCAGGCGAGCACCAGCAGCAGCCGGCACCGCATCGACCTCGACGAGAGCGAGATGCCGACGCGCTGGTACAACGTGCTGCACGACCTCCCGACGCCGCCCCCGCCGCCGCTGCACCCGGGCACGCACGAGCCCATCGGGCCCGAGGACCTGGCGCCGCTCTTCCCCATGGACCTGATCGCGCAGGAGGTGTCGACCGACCAGTACGTCGACATCCCCGAGGAGGTCCAGGACGTCTACAGGCTGTGGCGGCCGAGCCCGCTGTTCCGCGCGCACCGGCTGGAGCGGGCGCTGGGGACCCCGGCGCGGATCTACTACAAGTACGAGGGCGTCTCGCCGGCCGGCTCGCACAAGCCGAACACCGCCGTGCCGCAGGCGTACTACAACGCCAAGGCGGGCATCAGACGCCTGACGACCGAGACCGGGGCGGGGCAGTGGGGCACCGCGCTGGCCTTCGCCTGCGCCCAGTACGGGATCGAGTGCGAGGTCTGGCAGGTCCGCGCCTCGTACGACCAGAAGCCCTACCGCCGGATGATGATCGAGACGTTCGGCGGCTCGGTGCACCCGAGCCCGTCGGAGCTCACCGCCGCCGGCCGAGCGATCCTCGCGGCCGACCCGTCGTCCACCGGTTCGCTGGGCATCGCGATCAGCGAGGCGGTCGAGGTCGCCGCGCAGGACCCGACGACGAACTACGCGCTCGGCAGCGTGCTCAACCACGTCCTCATGCACCAGACGGTGATCGGGGAGGAGGCGCTGCTGCAGCTGGCCAAGATCGGTGAGACGCCCGACCTGCTCGTGGGCTGCACGGGCGGCGGCTCCAACTTCGGCGGCCTGGCCTTCCCGTTCATGCGCGAGCGCTGGGCGGGACGGATGAGCCCGCAGGTCCTCGCCGTCGAGCCCGAGGCCTGCCCGTCGCTGACGCAGGGCACGTACGCGTACGACTTCGGCGACACCGCCGGCATGACGCCGCTGATGAAGATGCACACGCTGGGCCACGACTTCGTCCCCGACCCGATCCACTCGGGCGGCCTGCGCTACCACGGCATGAGCCCGCTGATCAGCCACCTCTACGAGACCGGCGAGCTGACCGCGGTGGCCAAGCCGCAGAGCGAGTGCTTCGCCGCCGGCGTGCTGTTCGCGCGGACGGAGGGCATCGTGCCCGCGCCCGAGCCGACGCACGCCCTCGCCGCCGCGATCGAGGAGGCCCGGCGCTGCGCCGAGACCGGCGAGGAGAAGGTCATCCTCACCGCGCTCTGCGGGCACGGGCACCTCGACCTGCCCGCGTACGACGCCTACCTGCACGGCCGGGTCACCGACCACGGCTGGTCCTCACCCGACCTCCAGGCCTCGGTCAAGGACGCGCTCAGCAGGCTCCCGCAGCTGGTCTGA
- a CDS encoding aldehyde dehydrogenase family protein, whose product MTTQTTEPAPLSAGWTYAPAPESAAIADVKDRYLPFVDGAFVEGRGDDFATYNPGTAETLATVSQSTTDDVDTAVAAARRAYDEVWGPMSGAERGRYLFRIARGLAERARELAVLECLDNGKPIRETRDFDVPTAAQHFFYHAGWADKLQHLGLGQAPRPLGVAAQVIPWNFPLLMAAWKIAPALAAGNTVVIKPAETTPLSVLVLAEVMADAGLPPGVVNVVTGAGDIGSALVNHAGVDKVAFTGSTAVGREIQRSLAGTGRRLTLELGGKGANIVFDDAALDQAVEGIVNGIFFNAGQVCCAGSRLLVQEPVAEELLAKLEARAQTLRIGDPLDKNTDVGAINSPTQKAKIDELVGSGADEGAQVWRSSCPVPERGWYVAPTIITGTAGSMRVVREEIFGPVLTVETFRTPDEAVAKANNTPYGLSAGVWTEKGSRAMAMAGALKVGVVWDNTFNRFDPAASFGGYGESGFGREGGRAGMAAYLEDAS is encoded by the coding sequence GTGACCACCCAGACCACGGAACCGGCTCCGCTCAGCGCGGGCTGGACCTACGCCCCCGCCCCGGAGAGCGCCGCCATCGCCGACGTCAAGGACCGCTACCTCCCCTTCGTCGACGGCGCCTTCGTCGAGGGCCGCGGCGACGACTTCGCGACCTACAACCCCGGGACGGCCGAGACCCTCGCGACCGTCTCGCAGAGCACCACCGACGACGTCGACACCGCGGTCGCCGCGGCCCGGCGTGCGTACGACGAGGTGTGGGGCCCGATGAGCGGCGCCGAGCGCGGCCGCTACCTGTTCCGCATCGCCCGCGGGCTGGCCGAGCGGGCCCGAGAGCTGGCCGTGCTCGAGTGCCTCGACAACGGCAAGCCGATCCGCGAGACGCGCGACTTCGACGTGCCCACGGCGGCGCAGCACTTCTTCTACCACGCGGGCTGGGCCGACAAGCTGCAGCACCTGGGCCTCGGCCAGGCTCCGCGCCCGCTCGGCGTGGCTGCCCAGGTCATCCCGTGGAACTTCCCGCTGCTGATGGCCGCGTGGAAGATCGCCCCGGCCCTGGCCGCCGGCAACACCGTGGTGATCAAGCCGGCCGAGACGACCCCGCTCTCGGTGCTCGTGCTGGCCGAGGTCATGGCCGACGCGGGCCTTCCGCCGGGTGTGGTCAACGTGGTCACCGGAGCCGGTGACATCGGCTCGGCCCTGGTCAACCACGCGGGCGTCGACAAGGTCGCCTTCACCGGCTCGACCGCGGTCGGCCGCGAGATCCAGCGCTCCCTCGCGGGCACGGGCCGCCGCCTGACCCTCGAGCTCGGCGGCAAGGGAGCGAACATCGTCTTCGACGACGCCGCGCTCGACCAGGCCGTCGAGGGGATCGTCAACGGCATCTTCTTCAACGCCGGCCAGGTCTGCTGCGCCGGTTCGCGGCTCCTGGTGCAGGAGCCGGTCGCCGAGGAGCTGCTGGCCAAGCTGGAGGCCCGCGCGCAGACGCTGCGCATCGGCGACCCGCTGGACAAGAACACCGACGTCGGGGCGATCAACTCCCCCACCCAGAAGGCCAAGATCGACGAGCTCGTCGGCTCCGGCGCGGACGAGGGCGCGCAGGTCTGGCGCTCGTCGTGCCCGGTGCCCGAGCGCGGCTGGTACGTCGCGCCGACGATCATCACCGGCACCGCGGGCTCGATGCGGGTGGTGCGCGAGGAGATCTTCGGCCCGGTGCTCACCGTGGAGACGTTCCGCACGCCCGACGAGGCGGTCGCCAAGGCCAACAACACCCCGTACGGGCTGTCGGCGGGCGTCTGGACCGAGAAGGGTTCGCGGGCCATGGCCATGGCCGGGGCGCTCAAGGTCGGCGTCGTCTGGGACAACACGTTCAACCGCTTCGACCCCGCCGCCTCGTTCGGCGGCTACGGCGAGTCGGGCTTCGGCCGCGAGGGCGGCCGCGCCGGGATGGCCGCCTACCTGGAGGACGCCTCGTGA